From the Chthoniobacterales bacterium genome, one window contains:
- a CDS encoding amidohydrolase — translation MKIRFLSIVLSLAAAPIFAQQTPQAIADAELPSLLTIYKDLHTHPELSTHEERSAAIVAKELKAAGYEVTERVGKYDKPGLTCFGVVGIMKNGDGPTVAIRTDLDALPVKEETGVPYASTVTTKNDAGQEVGVMHACGHDIHMSTFIGTARALAKLKDKWKGTLVMIGQPAEETVGGARALLKDGLYTRWPKPAYVLGLHDDAEIATGQIGVTEGYCYANVDSVDVTVRGVGGHGAYPHKTKDPVVLAAEMITAWQTIASRENNPIDPIVITVGSIHGGTKHNIISNEVKMQLTVRTYKQEVRDRVLAAIERIAKGVAATAGIPADLAPIVSVEKDQYTPATYNNPELTKRVSAVMKAALGPDSIVAKDPTMGGEDFSEYSLPDHSIPAFMFNVGAVDPAKAAESKKSGTPLPSLHSSKFAPVPEPTIKTGLIGMVSAVLDLMKK, via the coding sequence ATGAAGATTCGTTTTCTTTCCATCGTCTTGTCGCTGGCCGCCGCTCCGATTTTCGCGCAACAGACTCCCCAGGCCATCGCCGACGCCGAGTTGCCGTCTTTGCTCACGATCTACAAGGACTTGCATACGCACCCGGAGCTTTCGACGCATGAGGAACGCTCGGCCGCGATCGTGGCGAAGGAACTCAAAGCGGCCGGCTACGAGGTCACCGAGCGCGTCGGCAAATACGACAAGCCGGGCCTGACCTGTTTCGGCGTGGTTGGGATAATGAAAAACGGAGACGGCCCGACGGTCGCGATCCGGACCGACCTGGATGCGCTGCCCGTCAAGGAAGAAACGGGCGTTCCCTACGCGAGCACCGTCACGACGAAGAACGACGCCGGACAGGAAGTCGGTGTGATGCACGCGTGCGGCCACGACATTCACATGTCGACCTTCATCGGGACGGCGCGCGCCCTGGCAAAACTGAAGGACAAATGGAAAGGCACGCTGGTTATGATCGGCCAACCGGCGGAGGAAACGGTCGGCGGCGCCCGGGCCTTATTGAAGGACGGGCTTTACACACGGTGGCCGAAACCGGCTTACGTCCTCGGCCTGCACGATGACGCGGAGATCGCGACGGGACAGATCGGCGTCACGGAAGGTTACTGCTACGCGAATGTCGATTCCGTTGACGTAACCGTGCGCGGCGTGGGCGGTCACGGCGCTTACCCGCACAAAACGAAGGACCCGGTGGTGCTCGCCGCGGAAATGATCACGGCGTGGCAAACGATCGCCAGCCGCGAGAACAATCCGATTGACCCCATCGTGATCACCGTCGGCTCGATTCATGGCGGCACGAAGCACAATATAATTTCCAACGAGGTGAAGATGCAATTGACCGTCCGCACCTATAAACAGGAAGTGCGGGACCGGGTTCTGGCCGCGATCGAGCGGATCGCGAAAGGAGTCGCCGCCACCGCCGGTATCCCGGCCGACCTCGCGCCGATCGTAAGTGTGGAAAAAGATCAATACACGCCCGCTACCTACAACAATCCTGAACTGACCAAACGCGTGTCCGCCGTCATGAAGGCGGCGCTCGGCCCCGACAGCATCGTCGCGAAAGACCCCACCATGGGGGGCGAAGATTTTTCCGAATACAGCCTGCCTGACCACTCCATCCCGGCTTTCATGTTCAACGTCGGCGCAGTCGATCCCGCGAAAGCGGCCGAGAGCAAGAAGAGCGGCACCCCCTTGCCGAGCCTCCACTCCAGCAAATTCGCGCCCGTGCCCGAGCCCACGATCAAAACAGGGTTGATTGGAATGGTCTCCGCCGTGCTGGACCTGATGAAGAAATAG
- a CDS encoding DNA polymerase domain-containing protein, producing MAFEENTLLFGSDPTQRIVAIELGETGTVKVYRREKDGSIASDLEPFHPFVWCDSDVADLNIEAEKLAGDLRYGWRISVNSWKELIALRNGLKSAGRSFFALSDPVQHYLTHTGRTLFKGLAFEELRRLQLEVLALEAGDDSRLMSIALSDNTGWEELIVVDPAEEESERAALKRLTALIKERDPDVIEGHNLFRSDLPLLVARARKAKVKLDWGRSGGFLRSRPSRLQIAEKTIDYPKFAVDGRHFVDTFLLAQFYDVGMRSLSGFERIDVAQHFGLCDSADVSSLTGKELEREYLAGSERFRKRAVCAVRETRAVADLLSPSYFIQAQIFPYNYQDVIVRGNATRINALFLREYYRQRHSIPEMPMVRGFEGGYTAIFFTGVARNVWHCDIASLYPSIMLQFDCWPATDQLQIFRHLLTDLRTFRLEAKASMRAAKERPQQQYFHALQNTFKILINSFYGYLGFAQGHFADFDAAARVTQIGRELLQKMIDWLTARGAQVIEVDTDGIYFVPPDSVAASLRDAPGISSEADAAHRAAATEALRSALAKELPPGIEVEFDEQFEAMFSYKAKNYALLTREGEVVIKGGALKSRGLEKFQRVFLEEMIKLLMEGKPEGIPQLREEFEQKIRGGAWNIDMLMKTDTLQDSLDKYRAKIGAGGRNRAAAYELALASDRVYKPGEQISYYIKATPKKVAAYEAAKLATDFDPKNRDENVDYYVAKLDELVKKFGGIATERKAPQQESLGL from the coding sequence ATGGCGTTCGAAGAAAACACGCTCCTTTTCGGTTCCGACCCGACCCAACGGATCGTGGCCATCGAGCTGGGCGAGACGGGCACGGTGAAGGTTTACCGACGCGAGAAGGATGGGTCGATCGCGAGCGATCTCGAGCCGTTTCATCCCTTCGTCTGGTGCGATTCCGACGTCGCCGACCTGAATATCGAGGCGGAGAAACTGGCGGGCGACTTGCGCTACGGTTGGCGGATCAGCGTCAACAGCTGGAAGGAATTGATTGCGCTGCGCAATGGACTGAAGAGCGCCGGACGCAGCTTTTTCGCGTTGAGCGACCCTGTGCAGCATTACCTCACGCATACCGGCCGGACGCTTTTCAAGGGCCTGGCGTTTGAGGAACTTCGCCGGCTCCAGCTCGAAGTCCTGGCGCTCGAAGCCGGCGACGATTCCCGTCTGATGAGCATTGCGCTTTCGGACAACACCGGCTGGGAAGAGCTGATCGTCGTCGATCCGGCGGAGGAGGAATCGGAACGGGCCGCGCTCAAACGCCTGACGGCGTTGATCAAGGAGCGCGATCCCGACGTGATAGAAGGCCATAATCTCTTTCGCTCCGACCTGCCGCTGCTGGTCGCTCGCGCGCGCAAGGCGAAGGTGAAACTGGATTGGGGCCGCAGCGGCGGTTTTCTCCGCTCACGTCCGTCGCGCCTCCAGATCGCGGAGAAGACGATTGATTACCCGAAGTTCGCCGTCGATGGCCGGCATTTCGTCGACACGTTTCTGCTCGCGCAATTCTATGATGTCGGCATGCGGAGCCTCTCCGGCTTCGAGCGGATCGATGTCGCGCAGCATTTCGGGCTTTGCGATTCGGCGGACGTTTCGTCGCTGACGGGGAAAGAGCTCGAGCGTGAATATCTCGCCGGCAGCGAACGATTCCGGAAACGGGCTGTGTGCGCCGTGCGCGAAACACGGGCCGTCGCCGATTTGCTCAGCCCCAGCTATTTCATCCAAGCGCAAATTTTTCCCTACAATTACCAGGACGTGATCGTGCGCGGGAACGCCACCCGGATCAACGCGCTCTTCCTCCGGGAATATTACCGGCAGCGCCATTCCATTCCGGAGATGCCGATGGTGCGCGGCTTCGAAGGCGGCTACACGGCGATCTTTTTTACGGGCGTGGCGCGCAACGTCTGGCATTGCGACATCGCGTCGCTTTACCCGTCGATCATGCTCCAGTTCGATTGCTGGCCGGCGACCGACCAGCTCCAGATCTTTCGCCATTTGCTCACCGACCTGCGCACCTTCCGCTTGGAAGCAAAAGCCAGCATGCGCGCGGCGAAAGAGCGGCCGCAACAGCAGTATTTCCACGCCCTGCAGAACACCTTCAAAATCCTGATCAACAGTTTCTACGGCTACCTCGGTTTCGCCCAGGGCCACTTCGCGGATTTCGACGCGGCGGCGCGCGTCACCCAGATCGGCCGCGAGCTTTTACAGAAAATGATCGATTGGCTGACTGCCCGCGGCGCGCAGGTGATCGAAGTCGACACGGACGGCATCTATTTCGTCCCGCCGGATTCTGTAGCCGCGTCCCTGCGGGACGCGCCGGGGATCAGCTCCGAAGCCGATGCCGCCCACAGGGCGGCGGCTACAGAAGCGCTCCGAAGTGCCCTCGCCAAAGAATTGCCGCCCGGGATCGAAGTCGAATTCGATGAGCAATTCGAGGCGATGTTCAGTTACAAGGCGAAGAACTACGCGCTGTTGACCCGTGAGGGCGAGGTCGTCATCAAGGGCGGCGCGCTCAAGTCGCGCGGGCTCGAGAAATTTCAGCGCGTATTTCTCGAGGAAATGATCAAGCTGCTGATGGAAGGCAAGCCGGAAGGGATCCCGCAGTTACGAGAAGAGTTCGAGCAGAAGATTCGGGGTGGGGCATGGAACATCGACATGCTGATGAAAACCGACACCCTTCAGGATTCGCTCGATAAATACCGCGCCAAGATCGGCGCCGGCGGGCGCAACCGCGCTGCCGCCTATGAGTTGGCGCTGGCCAGCGATCGAGTTTACAAGCCGGGCGAACAGATCAGCTATTACATTAAGGCCACGCCCAAGAAAGTTGCCGCCTACGAAGCCGCAAAGCTCGCGACCGATTTCGATCCGAAGAACCGCGATGAAAACGTGGATTATTACGTCGCGAAGCTGGACGAGCTGGTGAAGAAATTCGGAGGAATCGCGACAGAAAGGAAGGCGCCGCAACAGGAAAGTCTCGGGTTGTAA
- a CDS encoding restriction endonuclease: MHDIDAEEVFRSRYDRIYEEATNCYNASDPDNPCRGTCRYLIAADTNEWGYPPVMSLGGCDATVVCCGGDDVLNSTVHAYCSECAQRKRAQEEAESLARREAAARDLAAKEQHNRTLRAFWMSLSELEFEYHCAEAFRALGFAARTTPRTNDGGLDVILEKDGRRGAAQCKAWLAPSGVKELREFCGALYAETMSFGYFISRGGFTRRGKLLLPNMSLITGWTLDDLITHSQRKV, encoded by the coding sequence ATGCACGACATTGACGCCGAAGAGGTTTTCCGCTCGCGCTATGATCGTATTTACGAAGAAGCAACCAACTGCTACAACGCGTCTGATCCGGACAACCCGTGCAGAGGGACCTGTCGGTATCTCATAGCCGCGGATACTAACGAGTGGGGGTATCCGCCCGTTATGAGCCTCGGTGGCTGCGACGCGACAGTTGTTTGCTGCGGTGGAGATGACGTTCTCAATTCCACGGTGCACGCCTACTGCTCCGAATGCGCGCAACGAAAGCGAGCCCAGGAAGAGGCTGAATCGCTTGCCCGCCGCGAGGCGGCGGCGCGCGACTTAGCCGCTAAGGAGCAGCACAATCGCACGTTACGCGCATTCTGGATGAGTCTATCGGAACTAGAGTTTGAGTATCACTGCGCAGAAGCTTTTCGTGCGCTTGGCTTCGCCGCGCGCACTACGCCACGCACAAACGATGGGGGTCTTGACGTGATCCTAGAAAAGGACGGCAGACGAGGCGCCGCGCAGTGCAAAGCATGGTTGGCGCCTTCAGGGGTCAAGGAGCTTCGCGAGTTTTGCGGCGCGCTCTACGCCGAAACGATGTCGTTCGGATACTTCATTTCGCGTGGCGGATTCACTCGGCGCGGGAAGCTTCTACTTCCGAACATGTCTCTGATTACGGGCTGGACGTTAGATGACCTCATTACACACTCCCAACGAAAGGTTTAA